The Oryza glaberrima chromosome 9, OglaRS2, whole genome shotgun sequence genome includes a window with the following:
- the LOC127784998 gene encoding uncharacterized protein LOC127784998: protein MVANPILLLGPPIAVPDGGGAAAAVQVTWLSGRPLTSGDPCLDFFFQIVPGDTEVARVGDLLDAAWARDPLTALKLVCHLRAVRGLGKADREGFYAAALWMHDHHPRTLAANLAAFAEFGCFKDLLEIVYRVLHGPRDEHKEEEEEGDDQTESEDGRRRRPRLRFKRRCIDHAEAAKARLQKEAQLAQAVLSRYGSDVSFRFLYDGVADTFAELLKSDVEHMRAGENAKIGLAAKWCPSLRSSYDRATLLCEAIARRMFPRESSQEYLFLSDEHYAYRVRNRLRREVLVPLRKVLELPEVYMTAGKWEQMPYARVPSVAMRQYKGAFEKHDKSGVAGFLDEVRTGHARLHVGAAMPHELVAAALKGEHDEAAELQWRRMVSALAAGGRLSNCIAVCGLSSGGDVAKPPGAAAVALGLLISELSQDPWKGRVITFDATQQLHKVCGATLVEKLRSLAAPVRAAPKGSSLNLQGVFDRILTVATYGGLAKDMMVRRVFVLSDMELNASAWRVQDELKTIRSKFTAEGFTAPEVVFWNVGAPASAPVVATEANAAVVSGYSKNLVRLFLEWDGQLTPAAVMADAISGPEYDSLEVVD from the coding sequence atggttgCGAaccccatcctcctcctcgggcCTCCGATCGCCGTCCCAGATGGAggcggcgcagccgccgcggTCCAGGTGACGTGGCTCTCCGGGCGGCCGCTCACCTCGGGCGACCCCTGCCTCGACTTCTTCTTCCAGATCGTCCCCGGCGACACCGAGGTCGCCAGGGTCGGCGATCTCCTCGACGCCGCGTGGGCGCGAGACCCGCTCACGGCGCTCAAGCTCGTGTGCCACCTCCGCGCCGTGCGGGGGCTCGGCAAGGCCGACCGGGAGGGATTCTACGCCGCCGCGCTCTGGATGCACGACCACCACCCCCGCACGCTCGCCGCCAacctcgccgccttcgccgagTTCGGCTGCTTCAAGGACCTCCTCGAGATCGTCTACCGCGTCCTCCACGGGCCCCGCGACGAacacaaggaggaggaggaggagggcgatgACCAGACCGAGTCCGaggatggccgccgccgccgcccccgcctccgctTCAAGCGCCGCTGCATCGACCATGCCGAGGCGGCGAAGGCCAGGCTGCAGAAGGAGGCGCAGCTCGCGCAGGCCGTGCTCTCGCGGTACGGCTCGGACGTCAGCTTCCGCTTCCTCTACGACGGCGTCGCCGACACGTTCGCCGAGCTGCTCAAGTCCGACGTCGAGCACATGCGCGCCGGCGAGAACGCCAAGATCGGGCTCGCGGCCAAGTGGTGCCCGTCTCTCCGCTCGTCGTACGACCGGGCGACCCTGCTCTGCGAGGCCATCGCCCGCCGCATGTTCCCGCGCGAGTCGAGCCAGGAGTACCTCTTCCTCTCCGACGAGCACTACGCCTACCGCGTCCGCAACCGGCTCCGGCGCGAGGTGCTCGTGCCCCTGCGCAAGGTCCTCGAGCTCCCGGAGGTGTACATGACCGCGGGCAAGTGGGAACAGATGCCCTACGCGCGCGTGCCGTCCGTGGCGATGCGGCAGTACAAGGGGGCGTTCGAGAAGCACGACAAGTCGGGCGTCGCAGGCTTCCTGGACGAGGTGCGCACCGGGCACGCGCGGCTGCATGTCGGCGCCGCAATGCCGCACGAGCTGGTGGCCGCTGCACTCAAGGGCGAGCACGACGAGGCCGCCGAGCTCCAGTGGCGCCGCATGGTGTCCGCgctggcggcgggcgggcggctgAGCAACTGCATCGCGGTGTGCGGGCTGTCGTCGGGAGGCGACGTGGCGAAGCCAccgggcgcggcggccgtcgcGCTGGGGCTGCTGATCTCGGAGCTGAGCCAGGATCCATGGAAGGGGCGGGTGATCACCTTCGACGCGACGCAGCAGCTGCACAAGGTGTGCGGCGCGACGCTGGTGGAGAAGCTCCGGTCGCTGGCGGCGCCCGTGCGCGCCGCCCCCAAGGGCAGCAGCCTGAACCTGCAGGGCGTGTTCGACCGCATCCTGACCGTCGCGACCTACGGCGGGCTGGCCAAGGACATGATGGTGAGGAGGGTGTTCGTGCTGAGCGACATGGAGCTGAACGCCAGCGCGTGGCGGGTGCAGGACGAGCTGAAAACCATCAGATCCAAGTTCACGGCGGAGGGGTTCACGGCGCCGGAGGTGGTGTTCTGGAACGTGggcgcgccggcgtcggcgccggtggtggctACCGAGGCGAACGCGGCGGTGGTGAGCGGCTACTCCAAGAACCTGGTGAGGCTCTTCCTGGAGTGGGACGGCCAACTCACGCCGGCCGCCGTCATGGCTGATGCCATCTCCGGCCCGGAGTACGACTCGCTCGAGGTGGTGGACTGA
- the LOC127785062 gene encoding uncharacterized protein LOC127785062 has product MDSAATVAAARLLGPPVIRAARPPHDAADAASHPFLQLLDANFNPPPPGPPAAFGSKTKATPRKARTENDSATYANSGNPCLDLFFQVVPDTPADRVRGLVAAAWAHDPLTALKLVCNLRGVRGTGKSDKEGFYAAALWMHEHHPRTLACNVAALAEFGYLKDFPELLFRLIHGNDVRKLSKAKAAAHKMRKAREKKAATLAGRKRSRGYGGGSILDAMTPSKPLLSDFVSAELSKSKTKSKSKVKPETSSSNPGAAMEIEKPQEAAQPVAMEVDGKPEKEKGVGGKPEKKEVSKKARKAGKFAVQSLERYYGDRAYRFLFDCVAEFFAELLASDLEQLAPGGKRRKIGLAAKWCPTPGSSFDRTTLLCEAIARRLFPRDSSPDYAQLSDEHYAYSVLRRLRREALVPLRDVLQLPEVYMSARRWSELPYTRVASVAMRRYKALFKKHDEDRFAQYLAAVEEGKAKIAAGALLPHEIASAAMRGEEDDVSELQWRRMVDDLRAKGSLRNCISVCDVSGSMSGTPMDVCVALGVLTSELSEEPWAGRVITFSARPQLHMIKGKTLAEKLRFVQRMDWCMNTNFQAVFDQILRTAVDGRLPPDKMIRTVFVFSDMEFDEASTNHWETDYEAICRKFGSAGYGDAVPQIVFWNLRDSTSTPVTSTQPGVAMVSGFSKNLLKIFLQNDGVVNPEAVMAAAIAGEEYQKLVVFD; this is encoded by the coding sequence ATGGattccgccgccaccgtcgccgccgcccgcctcctcggCCCTCCGGTGATCCgagccgcgcggccgccgcacgatgccgccgacgccgcctcccaCCCCTTCCTCCAGCTACTCGACGCCAACTTCAACCCCCCTCCTCCTGGTCCTCCCGCTGCCTTCGGATCGAAGACGAAGGCGACGCCGCGGAAGGCCCGCACCGAGAACGACTCCGCCACCTACGCCAACTCCGGCAACCCCTGCCTCGACCTCTTCTTCCAGGTCGTCCCCGACACGCCCGCCGACCGCGTccgcggcctcgtcgccgccgcgtgggCGCACGACCCGCTCACCGCGCTCAAGCTCGTCTGCAACCTCCGCGGCGTGCGCGGCACCGGCAAGTCCGACAAGGAGGGGTTCTACGCCGCCGCGCTGTGGATGCACGAACACCACCCGAGGACGCTCGCCTGCaacgtcgccgccctcgccgagtTCGGCTACCTCAAGGACTTCCCCGAGCTGCTGTTCCGCCTGATCCACGGCAACGACGTCCGCAAGCTCAGCAAGGCCAAGGCGGCCGCCCACAAGATGCGCAAGGCCAGGGAGAAGAAGGCTGCCACACTGGCCGGCCGAAAGCGCAGCCGAGGCTACGGTGGCGGCAGCATCCTCGACGCCATGACGCCGTCCAAGCCGCTGCTCTCCGATTTTGTCTCCGCCGAGCTCTCCAAATCCAAAaccaagagcaagagcaaggtcAAGCCCGAGACAAGCAGCAGCAATCCCGGCGCGGCGATGGAGATCGAGAAGCCTCAAGAGGCGGCGCAGCCCGTCGCCATGGAGGTGGACGGGAagccggagaaggagaagggggtGGGCGGGAagccggagaagaaggaggtCTCGAAGAAGGCGCGGAAGGCGGGCAAGTTCGCCGTGCAGTCGCTGGAGAGGTACTACGGCGACCGCGCCTACCGCTTCCTGTTCGACTGCGTCGCCGAGTTCTTCGCCGAACTCCTCGCCTCCGACCTCGAGCAGCTGGCCCCCGGCGGCAAGCGGAGGAAGATCGGACTCGCCGCCAAGTGGTGCCCCACGCCGGGATCGTCGTTTGACAGGACGACGCTGCTCTGCGAGGCCATCGCCCGCCGCCTCTTCCCGCGCGACTCCAGCCCAGACTACGCCCAGCTCTCGGACGAGCACTACGCCTACagcgtcctccgccgcctccgccgggaAGCGCTGGTGCCGCTGCGCGACGTTCTCCAGCTCCCCGAGGTGTACATGAGCGCCCGGCGATGGTCCGAGCTGCCCTACACCCGCGTCGCCTCCGTGGCCATGAGGCGCTACAAGGCCCTGTTCAAGAAGCACGACGAGGACCGCTTCGCCcagtacctcgccgccgtcgaggagggCAAGGCCAAGATAGCGGCGGGCGCGCTCCTGCCGCACGAGATCGCGTCCGCCGCCatgcgcggcgaggaggacgacgtgTCCGAGCTGCAGTGGCGCCGCATGGTGGACGACCTCCGCGCCAAGGGCTCCCTGCGCAACTGCATCTCCGTGTGCGACGTGTCCGGGAGCATGTCCGGCACGCCGATGGACGTGTGCGTGGCGCTCGGCGTGCTCACGTCGGAGCTCAGCGAGGAGCCGTGGGCGGGGAGGGTGATCACCTTCAGCGCGAGGCCCCAGCTCCACATGATCAAGGGCAAGACCCTCGCCGAGAAGCTGCGGTTCGTGCAGAGGATGGACTGGTGCATGAACACCAACTTCCAGGCGGTGTTCGACCAGATCCTCCGCACGGCCGTCGACGGCAGGCTGCCGCCGGATAAGATGATCAGGACCGTGTTCGTGTTCAGCGACATGGAGTTCGACGAGGCGTCGACCAATCACTGGGAGACCGACTACGAGGCCATCTGCAGGAAGTTCGGGAGCGCCGGCTACGGCGACGCGGTGCCGCAGATCGTGTTCTGGAACCTTCGCGACTCCACGTCGACGCCGGTGACGTCGACGCAGCCCGGGGTGGCCATGGTGAGCGGCTTCTCCAAGAACCTCCTCAAGATCTTCTTGCAGAACGATGGCGTGGTGAACCCGGAGGCGGtcatggccgccgccatcgccggggaGGAGTACCAGAAGCTCGTGGTGTTTGATTAG
- the LOC127785391 gene encoding uncharacterized protein LOC127785391 — protein MTSGFSPDSAQSPPGFPLSELAEQICRLESGEHKEEEAADADADAVGLYHLMVDERTEAVGGSDTIMASPPASASRPLDPAWVHAKVIGNSKNALACLHCGKKIGGGGITRFKYHLAGITGQVQACKKVPNDVRRQMKQLVNEHRSRHDTRDGHYSGFEEDSSDAVLSNGGSGVQLRPSRKRRTGCVSPQAAAGFERTGYVSPQAAAGFERIGYISPLAAAGCERTAYVSPQAAAGFEPSNDALLVSRDLVQHSMDGVEVPNDLLHNARVAMARWWYDANIPFSAAKSPFYQPMLDAIASAGAGLKGPLYHDLRGPLLKHLTDDIRKYLHDMKKEWNACGCSLIADRKKNHGESSIINFFVYCRRGTMFLKSVDTSAEKANLLEIFDQVVREVGPENIVQFITDLDPRYKTTVKVLEERYKTFVWSPCAARCIDLMLENLADPRYFPMIDETLNKAKKITQFIYNHAWVLSLMRKEFTGGRDLCRPAISRFATHFLSLQCILKFEKELCQMVTSNKWVKSTYAKGGVGKEVAAMILNAHFWAQCKHVVKVTEPLLRVLRLVDSNEKPSMGYLYEAMEKAKELIRARMMHKVSLYGPYVRVIDARMEKQLNSPLQAAGLFFNPGIFFSPTFKMQSYAHRGLIKTISCLVPDDDIQDKIFLQLEEYKKGTGDFGLPIAIRQREKLDPVAWWDNFGNGTLELQGLAKRVLGQCCSATGCERNWDIFHHIHSRKISRLERSRLSDVVFLQYNQKLRERNLHKHRDAIDPISIDNIDVLDEWVSEEPSLLCRDDLNWERIDAPFAEPTSEDEEFVAIDDEEAPTASLSWPAAAAEDSYCPPPDQDPYQYVTQEDGILPF, from the exons ATGACTTCCGGTTTCTCGCCCGACTCCGCCCAGTCTCCTCCCGGTTTTCCCCTCTCTGAGCTCGCCGAGCAGATCTGCCGGCTGGAGAGCGGCGAGCACAAGGAGGAGgaagccgccgacgccgacgccgacgcggtcgGCCTCTACCATCTGATGGTCGACGAGAG AACTGAGGCAGTTGGTGGTTCAGACACCATAATGGCATCACCTCCAGCTTCTGCCTCAAGGCCACTGGATCCTGCATGGGTTCATGCAAAAGTAATTGGCAATTCAAAGAATGCCTTAGCATGTCTTCATTGTGGGAAGAAGATTGGTGGCGGTGGCATCACCCGCTTTAAGTACCATCTTGCTGGAATTACCGGCCAAGTTCAAGCCTGCAAGAAGGTGCCCAATGATGTCAGGCGTCAGATGAAGCAACTTGTCAATGAGCATAGGTCACGGCATGACACTCGAGATGGCCACTATTCAGGTTTTGAAGAGGATTCTTCTGATGCTGTTTTGTCGAATGGAGGCTCAGGGGTTCAACTTAGGCCGTCTAGGAAGCGAAGAACAGGGTGTGTTTCTCCGCAAGCTGCTGCAGGCTTTGAAAGAACAGGATACGTCTCTCCACAAGCTGCTGCAGGTTTTGAAAGAATAGGATACATCTCTCCACTAGCTGCTGCAGGTTGCGAAAGAACAGCATACGTTTCTCCACAAGCTGCTGCAGGTTTTGAACCAAGCAATGATGCATTGTTGGTATCACGAGACTTGGTTCAACATAGCATGGATGGTGTGGAAGTTCCAAATGATCTGTTACACAATGCTAGAGTCGCTATGGCAAGATGGTGGTATGATGCAAATATACCCTTTAGTGCAGCAAAATCTCCTTTCTATCAGCCAATGTTAGACGCCATAGCATCCGCTGGAGCAGGTCTCAAGGGACCGTTGTATCATGACCTACGCGGGCCATTGTTGAAACATCTTACTGATGACATTCGCAAATATCTTCATGATATGAAGAAAGAATGGAATGCATGCGGTTGCTCACTTATTGCTGATAGGAAGAAGAATCATGGAGAGAGTTCAATAATAAATTTTTTTGTATACTGCCGACGAGGTACTATGTTTTTGAAATCTGTCGATACTTCAGCAGAGAAAGCAAATTTGCTTGAGATCTTTGATCAGGTTGTTAGAGAAGTTGGGCCGGAAAACATTGTTCAGTTTATCACTGATTTAGATCCGAGATATAAGACTACTGTTAAGGTTCTGGAAGAAAGGTATAAAACTTTTGTTTGGTCTCCATGTGCAGCACGTTGCATTGACTTGATGTTGGAGAATCTCGCAGATCCTAGATATTTTCCTATGATTGATGAAACTCTAAATAAGGCAAAGAAGATAACCCAGTTCATATATAATCATGCATGGGTTTTGTCATTGATGAGGAAAGAATTCACAGGTGGTAGAGATCTGTGCCGTCCAGCCATCTCAAGATTTGCCACACATTTCCTTAGTCTCCAATGTATTCTTAAATTTGAGAAAGAGCTCTGCCAAATGGTTACTAGTAACAAATGGGTAAAATCAACTTATGCTAAGGGTGGCGTCGGCAAAGAGGTTGCAGCTATGATTTTGAATGCCCACTTTTGGGCCCAGTGTAAGCATGTAGTCAAGGTTACTGAGCCACTGTTGCGTGTGCTTCGACTGGTGGATAGTAATGAAAAACCTTCAATGGGTTACTTGTACGAAGCAATGGAAAAGGCAAAGGAATTGATCAGGGCACGGATGATGCATAAGGTGTCTCTTTATGGGCCGTATGTTAGAGTAATTGATGCTAGGATGGAGAAACAACTTAACAGTCCATTGCAGGCAGCAGGGTTGTTTTTCAATCCCGGAATATTCTTTAGTCCCACTTTCAAGATGCAAAGCTATGCACATAGAGGACTTATTAAGACAATTTCTTGTCTGGTCCCTGATGATGATATTCAAGATAAGATATTTCTCCAACTTGAGGAGTATAAGAAAGGAACTGGTGACTTTGGCCTACCAATTGCAATTCGTCAACGTGAAAAACTTGATCCAG TTGCATGGTGGGATAACTTTGGCAATGGAACTCTCGAGCTTCAAGGTCTTGCAAAGCGAGTCCTTGGCCAATGCTGCAGCGCAACAGGCTGCGAAAGGAATTGGGACATTTTCCATCATATCCACTCAAGAAAGATTAGCAGGCTTGAACGTTCAAGGCTAAGTGATGTTGTCTTCCTTCAATACAACCAGAAGCTTCGGGAACG GAACCTTCACAAACACAGAGATGCCATCGACCCAATCAGCATTGACAATATTGATGTTTTAGATGAATGGGTCAGTGAAGAGCCTAGCCTTCTTTGCAGAGATGACCTGAACTGGGAGAGAATAGACGCACCATTTGCCGAGCCGACTTCTGAAGACGAAGAATTTGTCGCTATTGATGACGAGGAGGCTCCAACAGCGTCACTGTCCtggccggcagcggcagcagaaGACTCATATTGCCCACCACCTGATCAAGATCCCTATCAGTATGTCACCCAGGAGGATGGAATTCTACCTTTCTGA